Genomic DNA from Paenibacillus donghaensis:
TCGGGGATATATCTTCCTATTGGGAACAACAGATACCAAGGGCTGGCTGAGGAAATCATCATGGAGAACGGCGTTCTGGTTACTGCCATATCAACTGTGGAAGATGTAACTGATATCTATAGTAAGGCGCTGCGGAGGTATCTTGATGCAGGCATTCCGAAGGAGTCATTGGAGATAACGTTCCATTTTGGCGGCAAGGGCAGGGACGGAGGATACATGCTAGGGAGAGTCAGCTGCTGGGAAGACTTCCAGCCGATGCTGATGGAATCAAATGAGAATGGTCTGATCTGGAGCCTATCTCGTGCAGAGTATGCAGTAGATCCTTGGCTCACGGCACAGATTGCTTCTTTACCTAAGATCAATGATAAGGCAGTCAGGGATCTTGCGGTGTCCCTGGTAGAGCATACAGCGGAACGTGATGGATATGTTAGTGGAACTTATGATCTGATCGTCATATAGAATAACTCCGATTAATAGAAGTGCGCGCTCATATGATTTGAAGGTGAACTAACTCACCCAGATCATCTGAGCGCTTGTTTTATATATTGGATCATAGATATCTTGAAATGAGCTGCAAATAAGAGTAAAAGTGAATATATTTGAAGCCCGTAGCCCCCCTCCCTTTAGAATTCTTTTCTACGCTTTGGGGGACCGAACTGCCTCATTCGTTTTCGGCGCATGACCATTTCATATATGAGGGGGGGATAAAAAACATTGTCGGATGTTGTTATGATATGTAATATCAAGTTAGAAGTAATAACTTACATATGAAAGGATTGTTAATATGCGACCTGAGTTTGAACAACTCCTAAAATCAGGATTATATCATAAAGAGTCTTTTCCCTATTCTTCTCTCGAGCATAAATTAAATGTAATTGCATTTTTAAATCATGAACTAAAATATGATTGTTACTGTCCTGAGTGTGGTAGAGAGAGCATATTCAAGAGGAATTCTCAGGTGAGACCAACCATAGGTTCGCCTCCATCAAACCATGTCGTGTTAGATAAGAATACTCATAATTTGAAGTTTTTATGTTCACGTAATATTAATCACACCCTTCTATTCTTTTTTAATACGGATGAATCCGTAGACGGGGAAATAACTATAACAAAAATAGGGCAGTTTCCATCAACGGCTGATATTGCAAACGAGGCCACAAAGAAATATGTTAAGGTACTTGGGAGAGACCTGAGCAGAGAATTTAACAAAGCTATTGGGCTTGTTTCACACGGAGTGGGTATAGGATCTTTTGTGTATTTACGTCGAATATTTGAAAACCTAATTGAAGAGGCACATAGTGAGGCTAAAAGTGAAACAGACTGGAATGAAGAAGAGTATTTAAAAGCGAGGATGAATGAAAAAGTTGGATTGTTAAAAGGCCAGCTTCCTGAGTTTCTCGTTCAGCATAAATCATTGTATTCTATCTTAAGTAAAGGGATACATGAACTAAGTGAAGAAGAGTGTTTAGAAATGTTTTCTATTGTAAGAAGTGGCATCGAATTAATACTTGATGAGAAGTTAGAAAAAATAAAGAAAGATAAGAAAATCGCTGAAGCGAGTAGGTCAATCGAAGCTCTGCATGTGAAATATAAATAATAGAACATTAGGTCGCCTCTTATGGCGGCTTTTTCTTTGAGTAGATATTCTGATGCTACAAGATATTTCATGAATATGTAACTCTAACGACTCGGGGAGGATGCATTTCAAAGATTTTGCTGGATGGAAAATCGTACGACGCCTTACGTTGTCTCCATGATTGAGATCGCCGTCCTTTACATGCTTCAGGCGTTTGCCAATCTCAAGCAAAGATTGTCCCGCGATTTGTTTATAGCTGTTTATCTCAGCGGTGATAACCTGAAGACCAGTTGAAGTTAATAAATGAAAACGGTGCCCCATTGGTGCCCAATCGCTGATTTTTGAAGGTTAATCGCTGTGAGGAATGTTGAATAAACCCTTGATACATATGTCATTACACAAAAATAATCGGGGCCCTATCTCTAGGGCCCCTTTCATGGGAGAGGAGAAACCGGACGAAGAGCTTATGGGGAAACGTAAGCCTGCTTCTCGGTTGCTACGACATTTTGTGATGTCGATAATTACATGATGTCCCAGAATGACCATCCTTATACATAGGAATAAATCGGCAGCGAAAGTTGGCGGCGGTAGGCGATGTGACATATAAAGACAATCTTTTTATTTCGAGACGCAGATGTGGTACGATAGGCGTGGACTTATGCCTTTAATTGGCATAACAAACAGAGAACTAAGCAGGTGAGGAAATCGGTGAGAGTTGTATCGGGAAGTGCCAAGGGGCGGCCGCTCAAAAGTGTTCCAGGCAATGGGACTAGGCCGACTACCGACAAGGTGAAGGAAGCATTATTCAGTATGATTGGCCCTTATTTCGAGGGCGGAGCGGTACTTGATCTGTTCGCCGGAACCGGTGGCCTGGGGATTGAGGCGTTAAGCCGTGGGATGGACAGTGCGGTATTTGTAGATATGGAGCACAAGAGCATTGAGACGGTTCGTGCGAATCTGAAGGCAGCCAGGGTGGAGGAGCAAGCAGAGGTCTACCGCAATGATGCAGCCAGAGCACTGGGTGCGCTGGCGAAGCGGGGCCGCAGCTTTGATCTGGTGTTTCTGGACCCGCCATACCGCCTGAAGCACGGGGATGAGCTGATGCTCAAAATGGCTGCCGCACAGCTTCTAAATGAAGATGCCATAGTGGTGCTGGAGCATGAATCCGGCTATGACTATCCTGCAGAGTTTCCAGGGTTTAGCAGAACCAGACAAGCGATATATGGAGAAACCACAATATCAATTTACAAGTATGAAGCTGCTGCTCCGGAAGAGACGGAGAGTGGTGGGGAGGCACAGGATGAGTCTGCAAATTAGAAAAGAGCGTGTTGCCATTTATCCGGGCACGTTCGATCCGGTAACCATGGGACATATGGATATTATTCACCGCGCGGCGAAGCAGTTTGACCGTTTGATTGTAGCCGTGCTTAATAATCTTAGCAAGAATCCGCTGTTCTCCGTCGAGGAACGGACAGAGCTGCTGCGTCAAGCGACTGCAGATCTGCCCAATGTGGAGATCGACAGCTTCCGTGATCTGCTGGTGAACTACGTGCGCCAGAAAGATGCGCAGGTAATTGTACGCGGAATCCGTACCGTAACCGATTTCGAATATGAGCTGCAGAATGCTTCCATTAACCATAACCTGGACCCGAATGCGGAGACGATCTTTATGATGACGAATCCGAAGTATTCTTATCTGAGTTCAAGTGTGGTTAAGGAAATCGCCCATTTCGGCGGCAATGTGAGCGACTTCGTAACGCCTGAGGTGGAGCAGGCGATGAAGCTGAAATTCAGCCAGCGGGATGGCGCTTCCGGCT
This window encodes:
- a CDS encoding short-chain dehydrogenase, with translation MRPTIGSPPSNHVVLDKNTHNLKFLCSRNINHTLLFFFNTDESVDGEITITKIGQFPSTADIANEATKKYVKVLGRDLSREFNKAIGLVSHGVGIGSFVYLRRIFENLIEEAHSEAKSETDWNEEEYLKARMNEKVGLLKGQLPEFLVQHKSLYSILSKGIHELSEEECLEMFSIVRSGIELILDEKLEKIKKDKKIAEASRSIEALHVKYK
- the rsmD gene encoding 16S rRNA (guanine(966)-N(2))-methyltransferase RsmD, with the translated sequence MRVVSGSAKGRPLKSVPGNGTRPTTDKVKEALFSMIGPYFEGGAVLDLFAGTGGLGIEALSRGMDSAVFVDMEHKSIETVRANLKAARVEEQAEVYRNDAARALGALAKRGRSFDLVFLDPPYRLKHGDELMLKMAAAQLLNEDAIVVLEHESGYDYPAEFPGFSRTRQAIYGETTISIYKYEAAAPEETESGGEAQDESAN
- the coaD gene encoding pantetheine-phosphate adenylyltransferase, producing MSLQIRKERVAIYPGTFDPVTMGHMDIIHRAAKQFDRLIVAVLNNLSKNPLFSVEERTELLRQATADLPNVEIDSFRDLLVNYVRQKDAQVIVRGIRTVTDFEYELQNASINHNLDPNAETIFMMTNPKYSYLSSSVVKEIAHFGGNVSDFVTPEVEQAMKLKFSQRDGASG